Proteins from one Corynebacterium testudinoris genomic window:
- a CDS encoding MFS transporter: MAENVASRRRVLTALMIAQIMAGLAHGVTFSMGAILAADMAGPAWGGAASTVTTIGAGLWAVPLARIVERRGRRASLSTGLALGSVGALSAMLGAQTRIFGFLLVGFFFLGAAVAMNLQSRFAAADIASEEHKGRDISLVVWSTTIGAVLGPNLFGPTEVLGAALGLANYAGAYVVCIAAQWIAILVLQVMLRPQPTPVVARATALPKVKLGEHPVVLSAIVTNAFSHFAMIAIMSMTAVHMHSHGASFTLIGLTISFHVGGMFGLAPVFGYLADKVGARQTMLLGVAITLVSALLLVFWAGNETIVVVALALLGLGWSATLVGSSAVVATAAPPEYKAGLQGRSDLLMNLTGALGGVVAGPVVSMLGMPAMAGMVLVLITAVTVFTAALRRRA, encoded by the coding sequence ATGGCCGAAAACGTCGCTTCCCGGCGCCGCGTCCTCACTGCGCTCATGATTGCCCAGATCATGGCTGGCCTGGCGCACGGCGTTACTTTTTCCATGGGCGCGATCTTGGCTGCGGACATGGCGGGCCCGGCGTGGGGTGGGGCGGCGTCGACGGTGACTACGATCGGCGCGGGCCTGTGGGCCGTGCCGTTGGCGAGGATTGTGGAGCGGCGGGGGAGGAGGGCGTCGTTAAGCACTGGTTTGGCACTGGGATCGGTGGGGGCGCTGTCGGCGATGCTGGGGGCGCAGACCCGGATCTTTGGGTTTTTGTTGGTGGGGTTTTTCTTCCTCGGTGCGGCCGTGGCGATGAATTTGCAGTCGCGGTTCGCGGCGGCGGATATCGCCAGTGAGGAGCACAAGGGGCGCGATATTTCGCTGGTGGTGTGGTCGACGACGATTGGCGCGGTCCTTGGGCCTAACCTCTTTGGCCCGACGGAAGTCTTGGGTGCGGCGCTGGGGCTGGCGAATTACGCCGGCGCGTACGTGGTGTGTATCGCGGCGCAGTGGATCGCCATCCTCGTGCTGCAAGTGATGCTCAGGCCGCAGCCGACGCCGGTGGTAGCGCGCGCGACGGCGTTGCCGAAGGTGAAGTTGGGGGAGCATCCGGTGGTGCTGTCGGCGATTGTGACGAATGCGTTTAGCCACTTCGCGATGATCGCCATCATGTCCATGACCGCCGTGCACATGCACTCGCACGGGGCGTCGTTCACGCTCATCGGGCTGACGATTTCATTCCACGTTGGCGGCATGTTTGGCCTGGCGCCGGTGTTTGGTTACCTCGCGGACAAGGTGGGGGCCAGGCAGACGATGCTGCTGGGCGTGGCAATCACGCTGGTATCGGCCCTGCTCCTGGTGTTTTGGGCGGGCAACGAGACGATCGTGGTGGTGGCGCTTGCGCTGCTCGGGCTGGGGTGGTCGGCGACGTTGGTGGGGTCCTCGGCGGTCGTGGCCACCGCGGCCCCGCCGGAGTACAAGGCGGGCCTGCAGGGGCGCAGTGACCTGCTCATGAACCTCACCGGCGCACTCGGCGGGGTCGTCGCCGGGCCGGTGGTGTCCATGCTGGGCATGCCAGCGATGGCGGGGATGGTCCTCGTCCTCATCACCGCCGTCACCGTGTTCACGGCTGCTTTACGACGCCGCGCTTAA
- a CDS encoding Abi family protein, which produces MTSPPRPLKSYKTYDQQIALLSSRGMIIGDHQFATKWLQEAGYYRLSLYTHHFRETNSRGKKVNRFRNGTTFEDVVSLYIFDRELRYRVFSGIEKIEVALRARMAYHLGFYGPDVHKDASHFRSKPDYSILLKTFDNRFKRALTRNDEVAVHHKKNYGGELPIWVLTDLLDFSDLSKLFAQLRSVDQRAIAKGFGLNDPPKKRGGRATNLAGWLHQLSLVRNFTAHHARLWDRQFGAKDVSDAERVNGYFEGFGKTPQSTDIYGVLTIMSFLLESIEGHIDWAKDMAEFLTSSSECLPSKSLADMGFPSNWNRLHPWSPSRAR; this is translated from the coding sequence ATGACATCTCCTCCCCGCCCCCTGAAATCGTACAAGACGTACGACCAGCAGATAGCACTGCTTAGCAGCCGTGGCATGATCATCGGAGATCACCAATTCGCCACAAAGTGGCTCCAAGAGGCTGGCTACTATCGACTAAGCCTTTATACTCATCACTTTCGGGAAACCAATAGTCGCGGGAAGAAAGTAAATCGCTTTAGAAACGGCACTACCTTCGAGGATGTCGTCTCTTTGTATATTTTCGACCGAGAGTTACGGTATAGAGTCTTCTCAGGCATCGAAAAGATCGAGGTTGCACTACGCGCCCGCATGGCTTACCATCTCGGATTCTACGGCCCCGACGTGCATAAGGATGCAAGTCATTTTCGCTCCAAACCGGACTATTCGATCCTTCTTAAGACTTTCGATAACCGATTCAAACGTGCCTTAACGAGAAACGACGAAGTCGCAGTACACCACAAAAAGAACTACGGGGGCGAGCTCCCCATCTGGGTTCTCACCGATCTCCTAGATTTTTCTGATCTATCGAAGCTCTTTGCACAATTGAGGTCCGTCGACCAACGAGCAATCGCTAAGGGGTTCGGCCTGAATGATCCGCCAAAGAAGAGAGGCGGAAGGGCTACCAACCTCGCAGGTTGGCTCCACCAGCTTTCACTCGTGAGGAATTTTACCGCGCACCATGCACGTCTTTGGGACAGACAGTTCGGTGCCAAGGACGTGTCCGATGCTGAGCGAGTAAATGGCTATTTTGAGGGCTTTGGGAAGACACCTCAATCTACTGACATTTATGGTGTGCTGACGATCATGTCCTTTCTCCTGGAATCAATCGAAGGTCATATTGATTGGGCCAAAGATATGGCGGAGTTTCTCACATCTTCTTCCGAATGCCTGCCATCGAAATCACTAGCAGACATGGGCTTTCCCTCTAATTGGAACAGGCTTCACCCATGGTCTCCATCCAGAGCCAGATAG
- a CDS encoding lipocalin family protein, with amino-acid sequence MRSIRTTLLALATAALLLPGLAPTASAQDITDGGRLLGGSSNLVPQGSSVAPELSQVEDVDPERYMGLWYQVAAIPQPFTLQCTHDTTAEYALIDDSTVSVRNFCGSHFSSDSAIEGTATIRDTDTNASLRVNFPGVPFQDDNGPVNYRITYLAEDYSLAIVGDPQRRSGFVLSRTQSLSAEQWSLVNQTVSNRGWWPCAFLTVPMAEGRRDVAPVCTLG; translated from the coding sequence ATGCGATCCATCCGCACCACCTTGCTTGCCCTGGCCACTGCCGCTCTTCTGCTCCCTGGCCTCGCCCCAACGGCCAGCGCCCAGGACATCACCGATGGCGGTCGTCTGCTGGGCGGTTCCTCCAACCTCGTGCCCCAGGGTTCGAGCGTCGCCCCCGAGTTGTCCCAGGTCGAGGATGTGGACCCGGAGCGCTACATGGGCTTGTGGTACCAGGTCGCGGCCATTCCGCAGCCTTTCACCCTGCAATGCACCCATGACACGACGGCGGAGTATGCGCTTATCGATGACTCCACCGTCAGCGTCCGCAACTTCTGCGGCTCCCACTTCAGCTCCGATTCCGCCATCGAGGGCACCGCGACGATCCGCGACACCGACACCAACGCTTCTCTCCGCGTGAACTTCCCCGGCGTGCCTTTCCAGGACGACAACGGCCCGGTCAACTACCGCATCACCTACCTGGCCGAGGACTACTCCCTGGCCATCGTCGGCGATCCGCAGCGCCGCTCCGGCTTCGTGCTCAGCCGCACCCAGAGCCTCAGCGCTGAGCAGTGGTCGCTGGTGAACCAGACGGTGAGCAATCGTGGTTGGTGGCCCTGTGCTTTCCTCACGGTGCCGATGGCCGAAGGCCGGCGCGACGTGGCGCCGGTGTGCACGCTGGGTTAA
- a CDS encoding ABC transporter ATP-binding protein, protein MSFIDLTDVTVTFSDGTVGLERVNLGVREHEFIALIGPSGSGKTTLLRTVAGFLSPSQGQVTVAGRDLTHVPPEKRGMGMVFQQHAVWPHMTVARNVEYPLRRAGVDKQRRQTLVDSILDLVGLAGFGGRRPVSLSGGQRQRVALARAIIADPSVLLLDEALSALDEPLRDSLRRELVALTRSAGLTTVHVTHDRAEALSIADRVVVLIDGRVQQVADPATLLHHPATPGVASFIADATLLDAVADGGRISAPSLGVSWAIDDVDLQGSPGSDLRLAVLPAAVDVLPAGTPDAIPATIASVLYDGGDYSVTLQTPSQLRFRATMRGERPTIGDAVTLRIHRPLAYGA, encoded by the coding sequence GTGTCCTTTATTGATCTCACTGATGTCACCGTCACTTTCTCCGACGGGACGGTGGGCCTGGAGCGGGTGAACCTTGGCGTGCGCGAGCATGAGTTCATCGCCCTCATTGGCCCGTCGGGCTCGGGCAAGACGACGCTGCTGCGCACCGTTGCCGGTTTCCTTTCGCCTTCGCAGGGGCAGGTCACCGTCGCGGGACGTGATCTCACGCATGTGCCACCGGAAAAGCGCGGGATGGGCATGGTGTTTCAACAGCATGCGGTGTGGCCGCACATGACGGTGGCGCGGAACGTGGAGTACCCGCTGCGCCGCGCGGGCGTCGATAAGCAACGTCGACAGACGCTGGTGGACAGCATCCTTGACCTGGTGGGATTGGCGGGGTTCGGTGGGCGCCGTCCTGTCAGTTTGTCCGGCGGGCAGCGGCAGCGGGTGGCACTGGCCCGTGCCATCATCGCCGACCCCAGCGTGCTGCTTCTCGACGAAGCCCTCTCCGCCCTCGACGAGCCCCTACGCGACAGCTTGCGCCGCGAACTCGTCGCACTCACCCGCAGCGCGGGCCTGACCACCGTGCACGTCACGCACGATCGCGCGGAAGCTCTCTCGATCGCCGATCGCGTCGTCGTGCTTATCGACGGCCGCGTGCAGCAGGTCGCCGATCCCGCCACCCTCCTCCACCACCCGGCCACCCCAGGGGTGGCCTCCTTCATCGCCGATGCCACCCTGTTGGACGCGGTGGCCGACGGCGGGAGAATCTCCGCCCCGTCATTGGGTGTGAGCTGGGCAATCGATGACGTTGATCTGCAGGGTAGTCCTGGTTCTGATCTCCGCCTCGCCGTCTTGCCTGCCGCCGTCGATGTCCTGCCGGCCGGTACACCGGACGCCATTCCCGCCACCATCGCATCGGTGCTTTACGACGGCGGCGATTACAGCGTCACCCTGCAAACTCCCTCTCAACTGCGCTTCCGCGCCACCATGCGTGGTGAACGCCCCACCATCGGCGATGCCGTGACCCTGCGCATCCACCGCCCGTTGGCCTATGGTGCTTAA
- a CDS encoding M20/M25/M40 family metallo-hydrolase — protein MALYDDTLSLLRELIRNACVNDYTPSSGQEVRNADTLERFFADTPGVTIERFESAPGRVSIVVTLPGTDPNAEPLTFLGHTDVVPVDVDRWTVDPFGAEIREGRLYGRGAMDMLFITAAQAAVLRDAARTGRPTGTLTFVGVADEESRGTLGAKWLSEEHPEAFSWRNCLSETGGSHLPIADGSDALVLVVGEKGAAQRRLHVSGDAGHASNPFGRESAVANIAEVARRISLIDVPVSHDPLWQGFVQAFRFSPEVEESLLAGTDDTAFEHFGDLKRYAHALSRLTIAPTILRAGSAINVLPSSATLDLDIRPLPGTTQDDVDAVLTEALGDLAPSVRIERLISEPATVSPTSGPLFDALIDTFDEFFPGVPVVPTVAAGGSDLRFARQLGGTGYGFALHARERTLGDVFHLLHHHDEYIELEDLDLTVQAYRSLVRRFCGV, from the coding sequence ATGGCTCTCTACGACGACACTCTCAGTCTCTTGCGCGAACTCATCCGGAATGCCTGCGTGAATGATTACACGCCGAGTTCGGGTCAGGAGGTGCGTAATGCGGACACGTTGGAGCGGTTCTTTGCTGATACTCCGGGCGTGACCATTGAGCGGTTTGAGTCGGCGCCGGGTCGGGTGAGCATCGTGGTTACCCTTCCAGGCACTGATCCGAATGCTGAGCCGTTGACGTTCCTGGGTCACACGGATGTCGTGCCGGTTGATGTCGATCGGTGGACGGTTGATCCTTTTGGTGCGGAGATCCGCGAGGGTCGTCTGTATGGCCGCGGGGCGATGGATATGTTGTTCATTACTGCTGCTCAGGCTGCTGTGCTTCGTGATGCCGCCCGCACCGGCCGCCCGACCGGCACCCTCACGTTTGTGGGCGTGGCGGATGAGGAGTCGCGCGGCACCCTTGGTGCTAAGTGGCTGTCGGAGGAGCATCCGGAAGCATTTTCGTGGCGCAATTGCCTGTCTGAGACGGGTGGTTCGCACTTGCCGATCGCGGACGGTTCCGATGCCCTCGTCCTTGTCGTCGGCGAGAAGGGCGCAGCTCAGCGCCGTTTGCATGTGTCCGGCGATGCCGGCCACGCGTCGAATCCTTTTGGTCGGGAGTCGGCGGTCGCAAACATCGCCGAGGTGGCGCGTCGCATTTCGCTTATCGACGTCCCCGTGTCCCACGACCCCCTCTGGCAGGGCTTCGTGCAGGCCTTCCGCTTCTCCCCCGAGGTGGAAGAGTCCCTACTGGCGGGCACCGACGATACCGCCTTCGAGCATTTCGGCGACCTCAAGCGCTACGCCCACGCCCTCTCGCGGCTGACCATCGCGCCGACGATCCTGCGCGCGGGTTCCGCCATCAACGTCTTGCCCTCGTCGGCGACCCTGGACTTGGACATCCGCCCGTTGCCTGGCACGACTCAGGACGATGTGGATGCCGTCCTCACCGAGGCCCTCGGCGACCTAGCCCCGAGCGTGCGGATCGAGAGGCTTATCTCCGAACCGGCGACGGTGTCCCCCACCTCCGGCCCACTTTTTGATGCCCTTATTGACACTTTCGACGAGTTCTTCCCCGGAGTTCCCGTCGTCCCGACCGTCGCCGCGGGCGGCTCTGACCTGCGCTTTGCCCGCCAGCTCGGTGGGACGGGCTACGGGTTCGCCCTCCACGCCCGCGAGCGCACCTTGGGCGATGTGTTCCACCTGCTCCACCACCACGATGAGTACATCGAACTCGAAGACTTGGACCTCACGGTGCAGGCGTACCGCTCGTTGGTGCGCCGCTTCTGTGGCGTCTAG
- a CDS encoding methionine ABC transporter ATP-binding protein translates to MTPSAVSFHQVSRTYGDITALDGITFEVPRGSIFGVVGTSGAGKSTLLRTVNGLEKPTSGTVTVLGNQPVDLGRRDLRRLRRDVSMIFQHYNLLGSKTVAENVGMPLVLAGLKQGEISTKVTEALERVGLADRADHKPRQLSGGQRQRVGIARALVTDPKVLLCDEPTSALDPLTTSQILDLLLNINEELGITILIITHQMDVIARIADDVAVLEAGRLIEKGPVDQVFAHPQEALTRRFVGTVVPQRLPEHVLQEVRHGTGGVLVRLVHTGGAARTVMRDVEKQFGVDVALINASDTLLRHSTVGTMVLAISGPPEGVSHAMTWMNNQNGLSLEVLPE, encoded by the coding sequence GTGACCCCGTCCGCCGTCAGTTTCCACCAGGTCAGCCGCACGTACGGGGACATTACCGCGCTCGATGGAATCACTTTTGAGGTTCCCCGTGGGTCAATCTTCGGCGTCGTTGGCACTTCGGGAGCAGGTAAATCAACACTCCTGAGAACGGTGAATGGCTTGGAAAAGCCCACCTCAGGCACCGTCACCGTCTTAGGCAACCAGCCCGTGGATCTAGGCCGGCGCGATCTGCGGAGGCTCCGACGAGACGTGTCGATGATCTTCCAGCACTACAACCTGCTGGGATCAAAGACCGTCGCCGAGAACGTCGGCATGCCCTTGGTCCTCGCCGGGCTAAAACAAGGTGAGATTTCTACCAAGGTCACTGAGGCTCTCGAGCGGGTGGGGCTCGCAGATCGCGCCGATCACAAGCCGAGACAGCTGTCGGGCGGGCAACGCCAACGGGTAGGTATCGCCCGCGCGCTGGTTACCGACCCCAAAGTCCTGCTCTGTGATGAGCCCACCAGTGCTCTTGATCCCCTGACCACGTCGCAGATCCTCGACTTGCTGCTCAACATCAATGAGGAGCTGGGCATAACGATTCTCATCATTACGCACCAGATGGACGTCATTGCACGGATCGCCGATGACGTCGCGGTACTTGAAGCAGGTCGTCTCATTGAAAAGGGTCCGGTTGATCAGGTATTCGCGCACCCTCAAGAAGCGTTAACAAGGCGCTTTGTGGGCACGGTGGTCCCCCAACGCCTACCCGAGCACGTGCTCCAGGAAGTGCGCCACGGTACCGGTGGTGTGCTCGTCCGGCTCGTGCATACCGGCGGGGCCGCGCGGACGGTGATGCGGGACGTCGAGAAGCAATTTGGTGTCGACGTGGCCCTCATTAACGCCTCAGACACCCTCCTGCGCCACTCGACGGTAGGCACGATGGTGCTAGCAATATCGGGCCCACCGGAAGGTGTATCCCACGCAATGACGTGGATGAATAACCAGAATGGACTCAGCCTGGAGGTATTGCCGGAATGA
- a CDS encoding SGNH/GDSL hydrolase family protein: protein MPLDIPDDFGVYVALGDSFAAMGSASADTTGPVECYRSSDNYPSLVLSDPLIGSGTDATCSSAQTADVLANQIDTLTPDTNLVTLSIGGNDIHFGDIATCFADMMRGSEVSCSSTLEETVTTQLATLPADLDRVYTAINQRSPDARTITTGYLPLLSTDEVCAPLDRVPRSEVAWAVSLTEEINSVVRDAAARHAATFVLPENAFAHTVCAEPSERWADVTGAETDAYPMHPTPLGQKEMAAAVLAEIRA, encoded by the coding sequence GTGCCCCTGGACATCCCCGACGACTTTGGGGTGTACGTGGCGCTCGGCGATTCCTTCGCCGCCATGGGCAGCGCCTCAGCCGACACCACCGGGCCAGTTGAGTGCTATCGATCCAGCGACAACTACCCATCCCTCGTGCTTTCCGATCCACTCATCGGTAGCGGCACCGACGCCACCTGCTCCAGCGCCCAAACCGCCGACGTGCTGGCAAACCAGATTGATACCCTCACGCCCGATACGAACCTGGTCACCCTCTCCATCGGCGGCAACGACATCCACTTCGGCGACATCGCCACCTGTTTCGCCGACATGATGCGCGGTAGTGAAGTTTCTTGCTCGTCAACACTTGAGGAAACGGTTACTACCCAGCTGGCCACACTGCCCGCCGACCTCGACCGCGTCTACACCGCCATCAACCAACGCAGCCCCGACGCAAGAACCATCACGACCGGCTACCTGCCACTACTGAGCACCGACGAAGTCTGCGCACCACTGGATCGCGTGCCACGTTCTGAAGTCGCGTGGGCCGTCTCCTTGACGGAGGAGATCAATTCGGTCGTCCGGGATGCGGCTGCCCGGCACGCCGCCACATTCGTCCTCCCCGAGAACGCCTTCGCCCACACCGTCTGCGCCGAACCATCAGAACGCTGGGCTGACGTCACGGGTGCCGAAACCGATGCCTATCCCATGCACCCGACTCCACTGGGTCAGAAGGAGATGGCCGCAGCGGTGCTGGCGGAGATCAGGGCTTGA
- a CDS encoding ABC transporter permease, whose translation MRLFSSLSLARGGVWLIVLGVFITPLALVVGLALGGNHLPTLVDQGLGTAVKNSFYTTVISAIGAVVMGTAIAVILDRTDARGVKPLRLLLLSPLLIPPFIGAIAWLQLFGPNQGLNRFFGREIWNIYGADGVTLLLIVHSYPIVYVVMSSALRSIPSDIEQAARISGATTGTVIRTITLPLLRPAVLSAFTLTAVANLADFGIPALLGSPARFETLATMIYRFMESGTVSNPLQTVSTIGVVILFLGIGAVIADHLVSLHAASSKLHDTGEPLRFQLGAARWPVTLVSWAVGLAITLGPLLGLAYRALLPAPGVPFTWETISLENFRRAMVNPRVIEGLSNSLVLAVGAAVICGVLGWFIGLLVTRTEFLGNTALTLTILLPTALPGLIIGVGWLILGRYTGIYNTMWVILGAYVCAFTAMVLQAVRAPLQGTPLAVEEAARISGAGRLRALLDTTGAMAIPAAISGAVLVAVTAVRELTVSILLIAPGTTTLGVQVFNLQQAGNYNQASALSLMFALIGIVALSLTVRSPSSRS comes from the coding sequence ATGCGCCTTTTCTCTTCCCTCTCGCTCGCCCGCGGCGGCGTGTGGCTGATCGTCCTCGGTGTGTTCATCACTCCGCTGGCACTCGTCGTTGGCTTGGCGCTGGGAGGAAATCACCTCCCCACCTTGGTGGACCAGGGGCTTGGGACTGCGGTGAAGAACTCGTTTTACACCACCGTCATCTCGGCGATCGGTGCGGTCGTCATGGGCACGGCCATCGCTGTGATCCTGGACCGCACCGACGCCCGTGGTGTGAAACCACTCCGGCTGTTGTTGCTGTCCCCGCTGCTCATTCCCCCGTTCATTGGGGCGATCGCGTGGTTGCAACTCTTCGGCCCGAACCAGGGGCTCAATCGTTTCTTCGGCAGGGAGATCTGGAATATCTACGGAGCGGACGGCGTGACGCTGTTGCTCATCGTGCATTCCTACCCGATCGTCTACGTGGTCATGTCCAGCGCCCTTCGTTCCATCCCCTCGGATATTGAGCAGGCAGCACGGATCAGCGGTGCCACCACCGGCACCGTCATTCGGACCATCACGCTGCCCCTCCTGCGGCCGGCCGTGCTCTCGGCGTTCACGCTGACCGCGGTGGCGAATCTGGCGGATTTTGGCATTCCCGCGCTGCTGGGTTCCCCGGCGCGCTTTGAAACCCTCGCGACGATGATCTACCGGTTCATGGAATCGGGGACGGTAAGCAACCCCTTGCAAACTGTTTCCACCATCGGCGTTGTCATCCTCTTTCTAGGAATCGGTGCGGTCATCGCTGATCACCTCGTCTCGCTGCATGCGGCCTCGTCGAAGTTGCACGACACCGGCGAGCCACTGCGCTTCCAGCTGGGAGCCGCTCGCTGGCCGGTCACCCTCGTGAGCTGGGCGGTCGGTCTCGCCATCACCCTCGGTCCCCTGCTCGGACTGGCCTACCGCGCCCTGCTGCCTGCGCCTGGCGTGCCTTTCACGTGGGAGACAATTTCTCTGGAGAACTTCCGCCGCGCCATGGTGAACCCGCGGGTGATCGAAGGCCTGAGCAACTCCCTCGTCTTGGCGGTTGGTGCGGCTGTCATCTGCGGCGTCCTCGGTTGGTTTATCGGCCTGTTGGTCACCCGGACCGAGTTCTTGGGCAACACGGCCCTGACCTTGACCATCTTGTTGCCCACCGCGCTACCCGGCCTCATCATCGGTGTCGGCTGGCTCATTCTGGGCCGCTACACCGGCATCTACAACACCATGTGGGTCATCCTCGGCGCGTACGTGTGCGCGTTCACCGCGATGGTGCTGCAAGCGGTGCGCGCGCCATTGCAAGGGACTCCCCTGGCCGTGGAGGAAGCCGCTCGCATCAGCGGAGCCGGACGCCTGCGAGCACTCCTCGACACCACGGGAGCGATGGCCATTCCCGCCGCCATCTCTGGGGCGGTACTCGTTGCCGTGACCGCCGTGCGGGAACTGACTGTTTCGATCCTGCTCATCGCCCCGGGCACCACGACCTTGGGCGTGCAAGTGTTCAACTTGCAGCAGGCTGGAAACTACAACCAGGCTTCCGCGCTGTCACTGATGTTCGCACTCATCGGCATCGTTGCCTTGTCCCTAACCGTTCGCAGCCCGTCATCCAGGAGCTGA
- a CDS encoding ABC transporter substrate-binding protein gives MSSRRLLATALAVGASSALFVACGEPSEGTSEVASAEATTITVYTSEPEEKVDEINAAFEAANPDIKVSVYRAGTGDLNARIAAEKQSGTIEADVLWAADAATFESYKAEGDLATLQDVDTSALINEAVDADNAYVGTRIIPTVIAYNTSVIEAADAPQSWADLVDPKYANQLVLPDPAVSGAAAFNASVWKNDSQLGESWITALGDNRPMIAQSNGPTSQEIAGGGHPVGIVVDYLVRDLAAAGSPIEAVYPTEGAPYITEPAGVFSTSTKKEAAERYINFLLSEEGQKIAVEQAYLPVREDVGTPEGTPPLSDIALMTPDLAVVTADKDAAVSSFQSAMN, from the coding sequence ATGTCCAGCCGCCGCCTGCTAGCAACCGCACTCGCCGTCGGTGCTTCCTCCGCGTTATTCGTCGCCTGTGGCGAACCTTCCGAAGGTACCTCCGAGGTTGCCTCCGCTGAGGCCACCACGATTACGGTGTACACCTCCGAACCCGAGGAAAAGGTCGATGAGATCAACGCGGCATTCGAAGCCGCCAACCCGGACATCAAGGTCTCCGTGTACCGCGCTGGCACCGGTGACCTCAATGCGCGCATCGCCGCGGAAAAACAGTCCGGCACCATCGAGGCCGATGTGCTGTGGGCGGCCGACGCCGCAACGTTTGAAAGCTACAAGGCTGAGGGCGACCTGGCTACCTTGCAGGACGTGGACACCAGCGCCCTCATCAACGAGGCCGTAGATGCCGACAACGCGTACGTGGGCACCCGCATCATTCCCACCGTCATTGCCTACAACACCTCCGTTATTGAAGCCGCTGACGCACCGCAGTCGTGGGCCGACCTCGTTGATCCGAAGTACGCTAACCAGCTGGTCCTCCCCGACCCGGCCGTCTCGGGGGCGGCGGCTTTTAACGCCTCGGTGTGGAAGAACGATTCTCAGCTCGGCGAATCCTGGATTACTGCGCTGGGGGACAATCGCCCGATGATCGCCCAGTCGAATGGCCCGACTTCGCAGGAGATCGCGGGCGGTGGGCACCCGGTGGGCATCGTCGTTGATTACTTGGTGCGTGACTTGGCTGCGGCGGGTTCCCCGATCGAGGCCGTGTACCCCACGGAGGGCGCGCCCTACATCACCGAGCCTGCGGGAGTGTTCTCCACCTCGACGAAGAAGGAAGCGGCGGAACGCTACATCAACTTCCTGCTCTCTGAGGAAGGGCAGAAGATCGCCGTCGAGCAGGCCTACCTGCCGGTCCGCGAGGACGTGGGAACTCCGGAAGGTACCCCTCCGCTGTCGGACATCGCGCTGATGACCCCAGATTTGGCTGTGGTCACCGCGGATAAGGATGCCGCCGTGTCGTCGTTCCAATCGGCCATGAACTAG
- a CDS encoding methionine ABC transporter permease — MNLTDLFDTRVTGAQYVDAAQETLYMVGISLFIGTLLGIPLALLLVITRPGGLRPSPLISTATNLVVNIIRSLPFIILLVAIVPLTRLITGTSIGTTAALVPLTLYIAPFIARLIEASLLEVDSGIVEAAEAMGAGLWQTVRYFLLPEARASIILALTTATVGLISATAMAGTIGGGGVGDLAITYGYQQFDSVAMLLTVVILIIVVQGIQSLGNWLARRARD; from the coding sequence ATGAACCTCACCGACCTTTTTGATACTCGGGTCACCGGTGCTCAATATGTCGACGCCGCACAAGAGACTCTGTACATGGTGGGCATTTCACTGTTCATCGGCACACTCCTGGGGATTCCCTTGGCGTTACTCTTAGTCATTACTCGGCCGGGCGGCCTGAGACCGAGTCCGCTGATTTCAACAGCCACCAACCTCGTGGTCAACATCATTCGCTCTCTTCCCTTCATCATTTTGCTGGTGGCGATTGTTCCGCTGACCAGGCTGATTACTGGGACATCGATTGGTACGACCGCCGCACTCGTGCCACTGACCCTCTACATTGCGCCGTTCATTGCTCGCCTGATCGAGGCTTCGCTGCTCGAAGTGGATTCCGGCATCGTGGAGGCGGCGGAAGCGATGGGCGCCGGGCTGTGGCAGACCGTTCGCTACTTCCTGTTGCCGGAGGCTCGGGCGTCAATCATCTTGGCGCTCACCACCGCAACGGTGGGCTTGATCAGTGCGACCGCCATGGCCGGCACGATTGGTGGCGGCGGCGTCGGCGATCTGGCCATCACATACGGCTATCAACAATTCGATTCGGTTGCGATGTTGCTGACCGTTGTCATCCTCATCATCGTTGTGCAGGGGATTCAATCATTGGGCAATTGGCTCGCCCGGCGCGCTCGCGACTGA
- a CDS encoding OB-fold domain-containing protein has translation MSATIFTYTIVRTPPQGFDGAPYCVAIVDQDGTLETARVSGYTDGRQIAIGDELDRLEAPDEHGAYYRLRG, from the coding sequence ATGTCAGCCACCATCTTCACCTACACCATCGTCCGCACCCCACCCCAAGGATTCGACGGCGCCCCCTACTGCGTGGCCATCGTCGACCAGGACGGCACTCTAGAAACCGCCCGCGTCTCCGGCTACACCGACGGCCGCCAGATCGCCATCGGTGATGAACTTGACCGGCTTGAAGCACCGGATGAGCACGGGGCTTATTACCGGCTGCGGGGGTGA